A window of the Syntrophus gentianae genome harbors these coding sequences:
- a CDS encoding ankyrin repeat domain-containing protein yields the protein MAFKSIFPPRSKMRKAVMAILLMVLWPAVALAGVNQDLYNAAKRGDLPEVKRLLVEGADVNAKDHNGDTALMVAAWMGHLETVKELLGKGAEVNARNHRGGTALMFAACSGYGKIVRELLAGKAEVNAKDKDDITALMFASWTGYREIVKDLLAKGAEINARDKNGDTALTVASLRGYLEIVQELLAEGAAVNAKNHHGGTALMAASWMGRLEIVKELLAKGADVNARNNNDKTALMIASAMGYQEVVDLLIKAGAEQ from the coding sequence ATGGCTTTCAAATCCATTTTTCCGCCACGCTCAAAGATGAGAAAGGCCGTTATGGCGATCCTTCTCATGGTACTTTGGCCGGCTGTTGCCCTTGCCGGAGTCAACCAGGATTTGTACAACGCGGCAAAGCGCGGCGATCTGCCTGAGGTAAAACGGCTTCTCGTCGAGGGGGCCGATGTCAACGCCAAAGACCACAACGGAGACACGGCCTTGATGGTTGCCGCCTGGATGGGCCACCTGGAGACCGTGAAGGAGCTGCTGGGAAAAGGGGCTGAGGTCAACGCCAGGAATCATCGTGGTGGCACGGCATTGATGTTTGCCGCCTGTAGCGGCTACGGGAAGATTGTTCGGGAACTCCTTGCCGGAAAGGCTGAGGTCAATGCCAAGGACAAGGACGACATAACCGCATTGATGTTTGCCTCCTGGACGGGTTATCGTGAGATTGTGAAAGACCTGCTGGCAAAAGGGGCCGAGATCAACGCAAGGGACAAAAATGGAGACACGGCACTGACGGTCGCCTCCCTGAGGGGCTACCTTGAGATCGTCCAGGAGCTTCTCGCTGAAGGAGCAGCGGTCAACGCCAAGAATCATCACGGCGGCACGGCTCTGATGGCCGCCTCCTGGATGGGTCGCTTGGAGATCGTGAAAGAGCTGCTGGCAAAGGGGGCCGATGTAAACGCCAGGAACAACAATGACAAAACCGCCTTGATGATCGCCTCTGCGATGGGCTATCAGGAGGTTGTTGATCTCCTCATCAAGGCGGGTGCCGAGCAGTAA
- a CDS encoding FAD-dependent oxidoreductase, translating to MKKEKDEMTKKGVSRRSILKGAVVMGAAAMGGGLALNMATPGTAEAMVKKLPSKWDETWDVVVVGSGFAGLAAAAEAAGGGAKVLILEKMPTYGGNSIINGGEYNSWDDELHLREKLNLGNDSVELHKSDTLKGGDFYGFPDLVDVFVQGATPALNWMIDEGGCKLRNILNRTGGHTAYRTHTNVEGVGRGYTDPLKKIAEGRGAKIRLNTKLTWIWRKDADPKSPIEGVEVLAGSKTKNIKVTKALIMASGGFSRDKKMLREFNPGILDEYNCTNHPGATGETIRMAQAICADSLQLAFIQLYPYAAPDTGILDAPAVYPFRGPGYGIVYVNKLGKRFVNEMERRDVVAMAQIKTKMKPTYSIFCEAMIPKMGTKEEVEKGIAKGRFVKADTIGELAGKLGIPAKDLEETINNHNKYMAEGKDPEFGRQFTKVMIPLTQGPFYAIAQWPAVHHTMGGIRINKNAQVIDIWGNVIPRLYAAGEVTGGVHGANRLGGNATPDAIAFGRVAGINAAKEKS from the coding sequence GTGAAAAAAGAAAAGGATGAAATGACGAAGAAGGGTGTAAGTAGACGCTCAATACTCAAAGGGGCCGTTGTCATGGGGGCTGCGGCAATGGGTGGCGGTCTTGCGCTCAACATGGCTACACCGGGTACAGCGGAGGCCATGGTCAAAAAGCTCCCCTCAAAATGGGATGAAACCTGGGATGTCGTGGTCGTCGGCTCCGGGTTTGCGGGACTCGCAGCGGCAGCGGAAGCGGCGGGAGGCGGAGCAAAAGTTCTCATCCTGGAAAAAATGCCGACTTATGGAGGAAACTCCATCATCAATGGTGGGGAATACAATTCCTGGGATGATGAACTACACCTCCGGGAAAAATTGAACTTGGGTAATGACAGTGTCGAGCTGCACAAAAGTGACACATTGAAAGGTGGAGATTTCTATGGCTTCCCGGATCTGGTGGATGTTTTTGTCCAGGGGGCGACGCCTGCCCTGAATTGGATGATTGATGAGGGAGGTTGTAAATTAAGGAATATCCTGAATCGCACGGGCGGTCATACCGCCTATCGAACCCACACCAACGTCGAGGGTGTCGGCCGGGGCTATACAGACCCTCTTAAAAAGATCGCCGAGGGTCGTGGGGCCAAAATCCGTCTCAATACCAAATTAACCTGGATTTGGAGAAAAGATGCCGACCCCAAGAGCCCGATTGAGGGGGTTGAGGTCCTGGCGGGAAGTAAAACGAAAAACATCAAGGTCACCAAGGCGCTGATCATGGCTTCCGGCGGGTTCAGCAGGGACAAGAAGATGCTGCGGGAGTTCAACCCCGGCATTCTGGATGAGTACAACTGCACCAACCATCCAGGTGCAACAGGGGAGACCATACGGATGGCCCAGGCCATCTGCGCCGACTCCCTGCAACTGGCCTTCATTCAGCTATACCCCTACGCGGCGCCCGACACGGGAATTCTCGATGCGCCCGCCGTCTACCCCTTCCGGGGACCTGGCTATGGAATCGTGTACGTCAACAAGCTCGGCAAGCGTTTCGTCAATGAAATGGAACGCCGCGATGTGGTTGCCATGGCCCAGATCAAGACCAAGATGAAACCGACCTATTCCATCTTCTGTGAGGCCATGATTCCCAAGATGGGAACAAAGGAGGAAGTGGAAAAGGGAATCGCCAAGGGCCGTTTCGTCAAGGCCGATACGATTGGCGAACTGGCCGGCAAACTGGGCATTCCTGCAAAGGACCTTGAGGAAACCATCAACAACCACAACAAGTATATGGCCGAAGGAAAGGACCCCGAATTCGGCCGTCAGTTTACGAAAGTCATGATCCCCCTGACGCAGGGCCCCTTCTATGCCATAGCCCAGTGGCCGGCGGTGCATCACACCATGGGAGGAATACGGATCAACAAGAATGCCCAGGTCATCGATATCTGGGGTAACGTCATCCCCCGTCTCTATGCGGCCGGGGAGGTCACGGGCGGGGTGCACGGAGCGAATCGCCTGGGTGGCAATGCAACTCCGGATGCCATTGCCTTTGGACGGGTTGCCGGCATTAATGCGGCGAAAGAGAAAAGCTAA
- a CDS encoding cytochrome c3 family protein — translation MRRILLPVFLIVSLFCLTYALMGNFTVEAAKQAEASCQSCHADFASVLPKGHSPVSGTSLASCIPCHQSDFEGKAEKNAFSTQMHLAHLPPKGAQDCEACHAWTSGKSFGLIGQKGSWGAPDKNDMDLMRTIFKSWAGSGYMDNLHAVKGIGCAQCHGKGLPKADDTVENSRCLVCHGPLDKLAQKTEPKEFKDRNPHKSHLGSDIACTVCHKGHAESKVYCLECHKFDMKIKGAAQTK, via the coding sequence ATGAGAAGAATCCTTTTGCCTGTGTTTCTCATCGTATCCCTGTTCTGCCTGACCTATGCCCTGATGGGCAATTTTACGGTCGAGGCGGCCAAACAAGCAGAGGCGTCCTGTCAGAGCTGCCATGCCGATTTTGCCTCTGTGCTCCCCAAGGGACATTCTCCGGTTTCAGGAACCAGCCTGGCTTCCTGCATTCCCTGCCATCAGAGTGATTTTGAAGGGAAAGCGGAGAAGAATGCCTTTTCAACACAAATGCACTTGGCGCATCTGCCGCCAAAAGGAGCGCAGGACTGTGAAGCGTGCCACGCCTGGACATCGGGTAAGAGCTTTGGACTGATCGGCCAGAAAGGTTCCTGGGGAGCACCGGATAAGAACGATATGGATCTGATGAGGACGATCTTCAAATCCTGGGCCGGCTCCGGTTACATGGACAATCTCCATGCCGTGAAGGGGATCGGCTGTGCCCAATGTCATGGCAAGGGGCTGCCCAAAGCCGATGACACGGTGGAGAACAGCCGCTGCCTTGTCTGCCATGGCCCTCTGGATAAGCTTGCCCAAAAGACAGAGCCCAAGGAATTCAAGGACCGCAATCCCCACAAATCCCATCTGGGGAGCGACATTGCCTGCACGGTCTGCCATAAAGGACATGCGGAATCCAAAGTCTATTGTCTGGAATGCCACAAGTTCGATATGAAGATCAAGGGCGCCGCTCAAACCAAATAA
- a CDS encoding cytochrome c3 family protein: MKIHRHSLSGIFKTFLCLTILSCIGVLLFFPFSGAAANSPKRLANVQPGDCQACHEGGKKVLPENHMNTKGMKLKSCVTCHAKDKISIKSKMPTSHAHTLAGITCEKCHGQKTPFTKIEYEVCVACHSTEGLAKVPAKGPTLPNPHNSHYGTEVDCSLCHFQHKKSEFMCSQCHSFKNVTPSPLLPLSFASKPGEDKTAESQKKMAPVKTPTPDKQDLKAKTPAASGKAAPAGEASGPTCTTCHSKPEYRQFFSQTKHGKFGCTACHRGVTSFAKHMKKEEPVETASCTSCHRDISKAGFHANVKKFSCEQCHSGIHPKEAPGKKMVKAKIEAPAALPLTDCTSCHSASKYKEHFASTSHGALSCTVCHQGVQDLSRHMSRQEKPGLISCAVCHRDVDEKYAKSAHALKGKISCLKCHSDIHPSKAVSAKKDKAAAMLTCTGCHDQNKYMTKGHGAKVLAGNRDAASCSDCHGLHDVPVFPETNKGIADRREYYTKLCVSCHRQGGIAGKYGAFPLTVNAYGETYHGKVRQLGGFEKVAGCQDCHSGHNILPADNPASALHPQALVGTCGKCHSGFHRRFVSYVPHPDPDNPEKFLSLYLTKKFMIGLLVSVFTFFWVHSLLWWRKVYAEQSCLIRGGLNLESTLPVEEGRQYVRRFSVQDRLMHILLILSFFGVVISGFPLKYPDTSWARALVSLLGGVANAGTMHRVSAIVMWLLFLYTCWLSFRFLFPGFKVAGWVGRLFGPDSLFPRIKDLQDIWGMFKWFFNRGEKPQFDRWTYWEKFDFMAVFWGMFLIGLSGIVMWIPELSSYVMPGWMINIVSLAHSEEAFLAAVFIFTIHFFNNHLIPDKFPLEKNIFTGSYTLEALRRERPQEYERILKENRLEEIACQGPGTGIQLFAGIFGIACVLLGLALTVLIFWAVFTI; the protein is encoded by the coding sequence ATGAAAATACATCGGCACTCTCTGTCCGGAATTTTCAAAACATTCTTGTGTCTGACCATCCTGTCCTGTATCGGCGTTCTTCTCTTTTTTCCTTTTTCAGGTGCCGCTGCCAATTCTCCGAAGCGCCTTGCCAATGTTCAGCCTGGAGACTGCCAGGCCTGCCATGAAGGCGGGAAAAAGGTCCTTCCTGAGAACCACATGAACACCAAGGGCATGAAACTCAAGAGTTGCGTGACCTGTCACGCCAAGGACAAGATTTCCATCAAATCCAAGATGCCCACGAGCCACGCCCATACGCTTGCAGGCATTACCTGTGAAAAATGTCACGGACAGAAAACCCCTTTCACAAAGATCGAGTATGAGGTTTGCGTTGCCTGCCACAGCACGGAAGGCCTGGCAAAAGTTCCGGCAAAAGGGCCTACCCTTCCGAATCCTCACAACTCGCACTACGGCACCGAAGTGGACTGTTCCCTGTGCCACTTCCAGCACAAAAAATCGGAGTTTATGTGCTCCCAGTGCCATAGCTTCAAGAATGTGACCCCATCGCCGCTTCTCCCCTTGAGCTTTGCCTCAAAACCCGGCGAAGACAAGACAGCGGAGAGCCAGAAGAAGATGGCCCCCGTTAAAACTCCAACTCCCGACAAACAGGACCTGAAGGCCAAGACGCCGGCAGCCTCTGGAAAAGCCGCCCCGGCAGGAGAGGCTTCGGGTCCGACCTGCACCACCTGCCATTCCAAGCCGGAATATCGTCAGTTTTTTTCTCAAACCAAGCACGGAAAGTTCGGCTGTACGGCCTGTCACAGGGGGGTAACCAGTTTTGCCAAACATATGAAGAAAGAAGAGCCCGTTGAGACGGCCTCCTGCACTTCCTGTCACCGGGACATTTCCAAGGCCGGATTTCACGCGAATGTTAAGAAGTTTTCCTGTGAGCAGTGCCATTCGGGGATTCATCCGAAGGAAGCACCTGGGAAAAAGATGGTGAAGGCCAAGATCGAAGCTCCGGCGGCCCTTCCGCTGACGGACTGCACATCCTGCCATTCGGCTTCGAAATACAAGGAGCATTTCGCTTCCACCTCCCATGGGGCGTTGAGCTGCACGGTCTGTCATCAGGGCGTCCAGGACCTGAGCCGTCATATGTCCAGGCAGGAAAAACCCGGGTTGATCTCCTGCGCTGTCTGTCACCGGGACGTCGATGAAAAATACGCCAAGAGCGCTCACGCATTGAAGGGAAAGATTTCCTGCCTCAAGTGCCATAGCGATATCCATCCTTCAAAAGCCGTATCGGCAAAGAAGGACAAGGCCGCGGCCATGCTGACCTGCACCGGATGCCATGATCAGAACAAGTACATGACCAAGGGGCACGGGGCCAAAGTCCTTGCCGGAAACAGGGATGCCGCCTCTTGCAGCGACTGTCACGGTCTTCATGACGTCCCGGTCTTTCCGGAAACCAATAAGGGGATCGCCGATAGAAGAGAGTACTATACGAAACTCTGCGTGTCCTGTCATAGGCAAGGCGGCATTGCCGGTAAATACGGGGCCTTTCCCCTGACAGTGAATGCCTATGGAGAGACATATCATGGAAAAGTGAGGCAACTGGGAGGTTTCGAAAAAGTGGCCGGTTGCCAGGACTGTCATTCCGGACACAACATTCTTCCCGCTGACAATCCAGCCTCCGCCCTGCATCCCCAGGCGCTGGTCGGGACGTGCGGAAAGTGCCATTCCGGGTTCCACCGGCGTTTCGTTTCGTATGTGCCTCACCCGGACCCCGACAATCCGGAGAAGTTTCTTTCTCTCTATCTGACCAAAAAATTCATGATCGGCCTGCTGGTTTCAGTCTTTACCTTCTTCTGGGTGCATTCCCTTCTCTGGTGGCGCAAGGTCTATGCGGAACAGAGCTGTCTCATCCGGGGCGGCTTGAACTTGGAGTCCACGTTGCCCGTAGAAGAGGGCCGGCAATATGTGAGAAGGTTTTCAGTCCAGGATCGTCTGATGCACATCCTGCTGATTCTTTCTTTCTTCGGTGTCGTCATCTCCGGATTTCCGCTGAAATACCCGGATACCTCCTGGGCCCGGGCCTTGGTCAGCCTCTTGGGTGGCGTGGCAAACGCCGGAACAATGCATCGCGTCAGTGCCATCGTCATGTGGCTGTTGTTCCTTTACACCTGCTGGTTGTCTTTTCGATTCCTCTTCCCGGGCTTCAAAGTCGCGGGTTGGGTGGGCAGACTGTTCGGACCGGACTCTCTCTTCCCGCGCATCAAAGACCTCCAGGATATCTGGGGCATGTTCAAATGGTTCTTTAACCGGGGCGAAAAACCGCAGTTCGACCGGTGGACTTATTGGGAAAAGTTCGATTTCATGGCTGTCTTCTGGGGAATGTTCCTCATCGGACTCTCCGGGATTGTCATGTGGATACCGGAACTGTCGTCCTATGTCATGCCGGGGTGGATGATCAATATCGTGTCCTTGGCCCATTCCGAGGAGGCTTTTCTGGCGGCGGTGTTCATCTTTACGATCCACTTTTTCAACAACCACCTGATCCCGGACAAATTTCCCCTGGAGAAGAACATCTTCACGGGGAGTTACACGCTGGAGGCGTTAAGGAGGGAACGCCCGCAGGAATATGAACGTATCCTGAAGGAAAACCGATTGGAGGAGATAGCGTGCCAAGGACCGGGTACGGGAATTCAGCTCTTTGCGGGGATCTTCGGAATCGCCTGTGTACTGCTCGGACTGGCCCTGACGGTCCTGATCTTCTGGGCCGTCTTCACGATCTGA
- the dprA gene encoding DNA-processing protein DprA, with the protein MDNNELLYWLALRSVNGIGNLSFKSLLESFASPYHVFRATYSELVRIPGIGPKTASSIKAFQNWQKLENELKELKKFQIHLVTCHDEQYPVILKNTYDYPPILYVKGSLEENDLNIAMVGSRMASTYGIYTTERLARELALKGMTVVSGMARGIDSAAHRGALAGRGRTIAVLGCGLDVIYPPENKELYTKITDNGAVISEFALGTPPNAPNFPMRNRIISGLSLGVVVVEANDRSGSLITARIAMEQGREVFAVPGSIDSCGSRGSHRLIKEGAKLIENVDDILEEILPQINRNQGNSFPDKQGEGKDRPKMERPDQIAPIPAASSKVSFSENEKMILNILTTKAVDIDSIIAKSGLSVNETMSCLLNLELYDTILQLPGKLYKLKEAPCPIP; encoded by the coding sequence ATGGATAACAACGAGCTGTTATATTGGTTGGCCTTGAGGTCCGTAAATGGCATCGGGAATCTTTCATTCAAGTCCCTTCTTGAATCCTTTGCATCCCCTTACCATGTATTCCGAGCCACTTATTCTGAACTCGTAAGGATTCCCGGCATCGGTCCCAAGACCGCGTCATCGATCAAGGCATTTCAAAACTGGCAAAAGCTTGAAAATGAGTTGAAGGAGCTGAAAAAATTTCAGATCCATCTGGTGACCTGCCATGACGAACAGTATCCGGTCATCCTGAAGAATACGTATGACTATCCGCCAATCCTTTATGTTAAAGGAAGCCTTGAAGAAAATGACCTGAATATTGCAATGGTCGGATCACGGATGGCCAGCACCTATGGGATCTATACGACGGAAAGACTTGCCAGAGAGCTTGCCTTAAAGGGAATGACCGTCGTCAGCGGAATGGCCAGAGGCATTGATTCAGCGGCGCATAGGGGAGCCCTAGCCGGGAGAGGAAGAACGATTGCTGTTTTGGGCTGCGGACTTGACGTCATCTATCCTCCTGAGAATAAGGAACTTTATACCAAAATTACCGACAACGGCGCCGTTATTTCCGAGTTTGCCCTGGGAACACCCCCGAATGCTCCCAATTTTCCCATGCGCAATCGAATTATCAGCGGTCTTTCTCTGGGTGTCGTCGTGGTCGAAGCGAACGATCGCAGCGGTTCTTTGATCACTGCCCGGATCGCCATGGAGCAGGGACGGGAAGTTTTTGCCGTTCCGGGTAGTATCGATTCATGCGGATCGCGTGGCAGCCACAGATTGATCAAGGAAGGGGCAAAATTGATCGAAAATGTCGATGATATTCTCGAGGAAATTCTGCCTCAGATAAACCGAAACCAGGGGAATTCCTTCCCGGATAAACAGGGAGAAGGCAAAGACCGTCCAAAAATGGAACGGCCGGATCAGATAGCGCCCATTCCCGCCGCGTCGTCAAAGGTTTCGTTCAGCGAAAACGAAAAAATGATTTTAAATATCCTGACAACCAAAGCCGTTGACATCGACTCCATTATTGCCAAGTCAGGTCTGAGTGTTAATGAGACAATGAGTTGTCTTTTAAATCTGGAACTGTACGACACGATTCTGCAGTTGCCCGGAAAGCTTTATAAACTTAAGGAGGCTCCATGCCCGATTCCCTGA
- a CDS encoding flavocytochrome c has translation MSNGAKDDSEKKTEITRRQLFKGAVGAGIMASTGTMALNLMGGKAEAADRSIPKTWDETYDVVVIGSGFAGFAAAIEARNAGAEVVIIEKMPLHGGNSIINGGDFAAAGTKLQQENGVKDSPELMLQDMLKAGAYLNHIELAKAVAYQSKDALEWSETYLGAKFPRLNFHGGHSVKRAHQTENASGSGLLNKMLSKSKELGIKLKTRTKMVRFVVDSNERFIGIEVRNNFTFPNENSGKTAFIRARKAVVLSSGGFSNDVVLRQVHDPRLNEKFDSTNQPGATGEALLAACIAGAMDVQMDWIQLGPWTSPDEKGFGYVPLFCERLVGYGPMIYPKTGKRFFKETGNRKERADAIILLGEPVIILGDSYAVNKQVFPGALEKGMANGAIKKFDTLEELAKNYKIPVAPFKEEIAKWNSYVENKKDPDFGCMIFPDSKPTVTGPFYASRLWPRVHHTMGGLVINKNAQVIGFNMKPIKGLYAAGEVTGGVHGAVRLGSVAMADCVVFGRIAGKNAAKEV, from the coding sequence ATGAGCAATGGGGCAAAGGATGATTCCGAGAAGAAAACAGAGATAACTCGACGACAGCTTTTCAAGGGCGCAGTTGGTGCGGGTATCATGGCCTCTACAGGAACCATGGCCCTGAACCTCATGGGAGGAAAGGCAGAAGCGGCAGATAGAAGCATTCCCAAGACATGGGATGAAACATACGACGTGGTGGTCATCGGCAGCGGTTTCGCGGGCTTTGCCGCCGCCATTGAGGCGCGGAACGCCGGGGCTGAGGTGGTGATCATTGAAAAAATGCCCCTTCATGGAGGAAATTCGATCATTAACGGCGGGGATTTCGCTGCTGCCGGTACGAAGTTGCAGCAGGAGAACGGGGTTAAGGATTCACCCGAACTCATGCTTCAGGATATGCTGAAAGCGGGCGCCTATCTGAATCATATCGAACTGGCGAAGGCTGTCGCCTACCAGTCCAAGGACGCCCTCGAATGGAGTGAAACGTACCTGGGGGCTAAATTCCCACGCCTCAACTTCCATGGCGGCCATTCTGTCAAAAGGGCCCATCAGACCGAAAATGCCTCCGGCTCCGGTCTCTTGAACAAGATGCTGAGCAAATCCAAGGAACTTGGGATAAAACTCAAAACGCGCACCAAGATGGTCCGGTTTGTCGTCGATTCGAATGAGCGGTTTATCGGGATTGAAGTTCGCAACAACTTCACCTTTCCAAACGAAAACTCGGGAAAAACCGCTTTCATTCGAGCCCGAAAGGCCGTGGTCCTGAGTTCCGGCGGTTTTTCCAATGATGTTGTCCTGCGTCAGGTGCACGATCCCCGGCTCAATGAGAAATTCGATTCGACAAACCAGCCCGGAGCAACGGGCGAGGCCTTGCTTGCAGCTTGCATAGCCGGGGCCATGGACGTCCAGATGGACTGGATTCAACTTGGTCCCTGGACAAGCCCCGATGAAAAAGGCTTCGGCTACGTACCCCTCTTCTGTGAAAGGCTCGTCGGCTATGGCCCCATGATCTATCCCAAAACGGGGAAGCGGTTCTTCAAGGAAACGGGAAACCGGAAGGAACGTGCCGATGCGATTATTCTCCTCGGCGAGCCGGTCATCATTCTCGGCGATTCCTATGCCGTAAATAAACAGGTCTTTCCCGGCGCCTTGGAGAAAGGCATGGCAAACGGGGCCATCAAGAAGTTCGACACCCTGGAAGAGTTGGCCAAGAATTACAAAATCCCGGTCGCTCCCTTCAAGGAAGAGATCGCCAAGTGGAACTCCTACGTGGAAAACAAGAAGGACCCCGATTTCGGTTGCATGATTTTCCCCGACTCCAAACCGACGGTCACCGGACCGTTCTATGCCAGCAGGCTCTGGCCGAGAGTTCACCATACCATGGGTGGGCTGGTCATTAACAAAAATGCCCAGGTCATCGGCTTTAATATGAAACCGATTAAAGGGTTGTATGCGGCTGGCGAGGTGACCGGCGGCGTCCATGGGGCCGTTCGTCTCGGCAGTGTGGCGATGGCGGATTGTGTCGTTTTCGGGCGCATTGCCGGGAAGAACGCAGCGAAAGAAGTTTGA
- a CDS encoding surface-adhesin E family protein, producing the protein MILLLASPAIGFSDWVEYGRSDHGDIYLYHSGSMKQKTKDIVHVWVKIVFSAEGRKDYMIKLRNSGESTEGYEKLSHSLSLVEIDRTRPRFRILYGSEYDTEDKELFRGSREAPWKEILPNTTQEILKKQVCK; encoded by the coding sequence ATGATCCTCCTGCTTGCCAGCCCGGCAATTGGTTTTTCGGATTGGGTGGAATATGGAAGATCTGATCATGGCGATATTTATCTTTATCATTCGGGAAGCATGAAACAAAAGACTAAGGATATCGTTCACGTATGGGTAAAAATCGTTTTCTCTGCTGAAGGGAGAAAGGATTACATGATTAAATTGAGAAACAGCGGCGAGTCGACAGAAGGATATGAAAAGCTGTCCCATTCTCTGTCTCTCGTTGAAATAGACCGGACGCGCCCGAGATTCAGGATTTTGTACGGGTCTGAATATGACACGGAGGATAAGGAATTATTCAGGGGTTCGCGGGAGGCACCGTGGAAGGAGATACTGCCCAATACAACCCAGGAGATTTTAAAAAAGCAAGTCTGTAAATGA